A genomic stretch from Hyalangium ruber includes:
- a CDS encoding patatin-like phospholipase family protein, whose product MRYWARWVVVLGGLLTCVAGAAEKAPPPHDIALTISGGVSLGAYEAGLTWGTVRFLRLARAQPVEGPTFRPNLVGVTGASAGSINALLAAALWCEAPDSTADDSVDANLLRDAWLPVGLDDLLPENASVYRADDGLLSRRPLERVIAELRSKVFTPNEARRFQPGCSVPLGFSVTRLTPEVSHIEGLPAMTQRFVVPLALEVTPSGRVRLRHQPLPSQGELAPSALMLGEREDPEPPGYAVDSDQVSQAVLASAAFPVAFSPRDLCDCASSCPTEQRVSQGTCPGPEAGRPLSGLTCAARSTPGQELMLCRRPYVDGGVFDNAPVGLAIELVESRRGPSLWNPVSYVFVDPDFRRFQARVSSGATVQASSSASIAGSVGLFSGLVSTARNSELGRTARAMHWNRTTRSLLMSAAESGRRYAEVHSVLSSLAHGQVLEARLPEAPARGALSVPERLRRGRVLLSCVRRLSAQETGLENPGLLGRCAAALRGAPGEDPLLTDSPQAAKVTERLSVEELVSLGTSLSKLVDTRGQFRRYVDEPLAQAEEGERVQDAFSDGVELSSSVIEFFAGELDLLSRSEISETQQRELREAFLKTLRDSRGLSAATHLLANAVLDEQLRWIESMPEPRLSALAREARARLQELPKGALFEVEDTQPLLQAASEQLLQPEVAAAQREFEGQEHVGDLSLLAHRVKVIRALTGLVPRFQQLRASLEALSAQALALQLGRVPERRLFVTTRFAPLAGSQLGNFAGFLDRPLRELDYYAGVYDAVHTLSVQGCAAQDPYFTGRPAPARSPGSSDALELSDPQTQRCVGMMMRDNAEWMGVHASKRARHVLTALAREELAIALGSRARAKELLAEPAWAWTETASGLPEDDPLVAALEAARSHRRPCREGDTDALCLADPGFDEFLAGLRAHGFQGQERNMRLALQDPARWWGTTLRRAIDRATVLELQQQPIEGTTAAAAQRGVRLGLAAGQLLARREVSSGPLPRFEVDPSSLPAEPPPGSGAWKLRMMHLLPYRVAFDAANGGVAVAWLEPALRLSPRLSLLSKVEPLDFESAQDRLSSTVGLRPTVHLGGVSLGAGPRASLHWNGERRFDWGLELHGAVLQDRVGMSVGVRETPFSGRPLRSLSVSLSLADLNGLAYWLTL is encoded by the coding sequence GTGCGGTACTGGGCCCGGTGGGTGGTCGTCCTGGGGGGATTGCTGACGTGTGTGGCGGGCGCCGCCGAGAAGGCTCCGCCGCCCCATGACATCGCCCTCACCATCAGCGGCGGGGTGAGCCTGGGTGCCTACGAGGCGGGGCTGACGTGGGGCACCGTGCGCTTCCTCCGCCTGGCCCGCGCCCAGCCCGTGGAAGGCCCCACGTTTCGTCCTAACCTCGTCGGCGTCACGGGCGCCAGCGCGGGCAGCATCAACGCCCTGCTCGCCGCCGCGCTCTGGTGCGAGGCGCCGGACTCCACTGCGGATGACAGCGTCGACGCCAACCTGCTGCGAGATGCATGGCTGCCGGTGGGCCTGGATGATCTGTTGCCCGAGAATGCCAGCGTCTACCGGGCCGATGACGGGCTCCTGTCCCGCCGCCCGCTGGAGCGGGTGATCGCCGAGCTGCGCTCCAAGGTCTTCACGCCCAACGAGGCACGGCGCTTCCAGCCTGGGTGCAGCGTGCCCCTGGGCTTCAGCGTCACCCGGCTGACTCCCGAGGTGAGCCACATCGAGGGGCTGCCGGCGATGACCCAGCGCTTCGTCGTCCCGCTGGCGCTGGAGGTGACGCCCAGCGGTCGGGTGCGGCTGCGCCATCAGCCGTTGCCGAGCCAGGGCGAGCTGGCGCCCAGCGCGTTGATGCTGGGCGAGCGAGAGGACCCGGAGCCCCCTGGCTACGCCGTGGACTCGGATCAAGTGAGCCAGGCGGTGCTCGCCTCCGCGGCCTTCCCGGTGGCATTCAGTCCGCGCGACCTGTGCGACTGCGCTTCCTCGTGCCCCACCGAGCAGCGCGTGAGCCAGGGCACCTGCCCCGGGCCCGAGGCGGGGCGGCCGCTGTCCGGGCTCACCTGCGCCGCGCGCTCCACGCCGGGCCAGGAGCTGATGCTGTGCCGCAGGCCTTATGTGGATGGCGGCGTCTTCGACAACGCGCCCGTGGGCCTGGCCATCGAGCTGGTCGAGTCCAGGCGCGGCCCCAGCCTGTGGAACCCCGTCTCCTATGTCTTCGTGGACCCGGACTTTCGCCGCTTCCAGGCGCGCGTGTCCTCCGGCGCCACCGTTCAGGCTTCGTCCAGCGCGAGCATCGCCGGCAGCGTGGGACTCTTCAGCGGGCTGGTGTCCACCGCGCGCAACTCGGAGCTGGGGCGCACGGCGCGGGCCATGCACTGGAACCGCACCACGCGCAGCCTCCTCATGAGCGCGGCGGAGTCCGGCCGACGCTATGCCGAGGTCCACTCCGTGCTGTCCTCCCTCGCGCACGGGCAGGTCCTGGAGGCGCGGCTTCCCGAGGCTCCTGCCCGAGGTGCTCTGTCCGTCCCCGAGCGGCTGCGCCGGGGGCGTGTGTTGCTCTCCTGTGTGCGGAGGCTCTCGGCGCAGGAGACCGGCTTGGAGAATCCGGGACTGCTGGGGCGCTGTGCAGCGGCGTTGCGCGGAGCGCCCGGCGAGGATCCGCTGCTGACCGACTCCCCGCAGGCGGCGAAGGTGACCGAGCGGCTGTCGGTGGAGGAGCTCGTGTCCCTGGGGACCTCCCTGTCGAAGCTGGTCGACACACGCGGTCAGTTCCGCCGGTACGTGGACGAACCGCTAGCGCAGGCCGAAGAGGGGGAGCGCGTCCAGGATGCGTTCAGCGACGGGGTGGAGCTGAGCTCCTCCGTCATCGAGTTCTTCGCCGGAGAGCTGGATCTGCTCTCGCGCAGCGAGATCTCCGAGACACAGCAGCGAGAGCTGCGCGAGGCGTTCCTGAAGACGCTGCGCGACAGCCGGGGCCTGAGCGCCGCCACGCACCTGCTCGCCAACGCGGTCTTGGACGAGCAGCTCCGCTGGATCGAATCCATGCCGGAGCCGCGGCTCTCCGCGTTGGCCCGCGAGGCTCGCGCGCGGCTCCAGGAGCTGCCGAAGGGAGCGCTCTTCGAGGTGGAGGACACCCAACCCCTGCTCCAGGCCGCGAGCGAGCAGCTGCTCCAGCCAGAGGTGGCGGCGGCACAGCGGGAGTTCGAGGGCCAGGAGCATGTTGGGGACCTGAGCCTGCTGGCCCACCGGGTGAAGGTGATCCGCGCGCTGACGGGGCTGGTGCCCCGCTTCCAGCAGCTCCGGGCCTCCCTGGAGGCACTGTCGGCCCAGGCCCTGGCGCTCCAGCTGGGCCGAGTGCCCGAGCGCCGCTTGTTCGTCACCACGCGCTTCGCGCCCCTGGCGGGCTCACAGCTTGGCAACTTCGCAGGCTTCCTGGACCGGCCCCTGCGCGAGCTGGACTACTACGCGGGGGTGTACGACGCGGTGCATACGCTGTCCGTGCAGGGCTGCGCCGCGCAGGATCCTTATTTCACCGGCCGGCCCGCGCCGGCGCGAAGCCCTGGCTCCTCGGACGCCCTGGAGCTCTCGGATCCCCAGACCCAGCGGTGCGTGGGGATGATGATGCGCGACAACGCGGAGTGGATGGGGGTACACGCCTCGAAGCGGGCTCGCCACGTCCTTACCGCGCTCGCCCGCGAGGAGCTGGCGATCGCCCTCGGCAGCCGCGCGCGTGCGAAGGAGCTGCTGGCCGAGCCCGCCTGGGCCTGGACGGAGACGGCCTCCGGCCTGCCCGAGGACGACCCGCTGGTTGCGGCGCTTGAGGCGGCCCGCTCACACCGGCGGCCGTGCCGGGAAGGGGACACGGACGCGCTGTGCCTGGCCGACCCCGGCTTCGATGAGTTCCTCGCGGGCCTGCGAGCGCACGGGTTCCAGGGGCAGGAGCGCAACATGCGTCTGGCGCTCCAGGATCCGGCGCGTTGGTGGGGCACCACGCTCCGCAGGGCCATCGACCGGGCCACCGTGCTGGAACTGCAACAGCAGCCCATCGAGGGGACGACGGCCGCCGCGGCGCAGCGGGGTGTACGGCTGGGGCTCGCCGCCGGCCAGCTCCTGGCACGGCGCGAAGTGAGCAGCGGGCCCCTGCCGCGCTTCGAGGTGGATCCCTCCAGCCTCCCTGCGGAGCCGCCTCCGGGTTCGGGGGCGTGGAAGCTGCGGATGATGCACCTGCTGCCCTACCGCGTGGCCTTCGACGCGGCCAATGGCGGCGTGGCGGTGGCGTGGTTGGAGCCCGCGCTGAGGCTCTCGCCTCGACTGTCGCTGCTGTCCAAGGTGGAGCCCCTCGACTTCGAGAGCGCCCAGGACCGGCTCTCCAGCACCGTGGGCCTGCGTCCGACGGTGCATCTGGGAGGCGTGTCCCTGGGCGCGGGGCCTCGGGCTTCGCTGCACTGGAATGGCGAGCGGCGCTTCGACTGGGGGCTGGAACTCCACGGCGCGGTGCTGCAGGACCGCGTGGGCATGAGCGTGGGCGTCCGGGAGACGCCCTTCAGCGGACGGCCGCTGCGCAGCCTCTCGGTGTCCCTGTCGCTCGCGGACCTGAACGGGCTGGCGTACTGGCTGACGCTCTGA
- a CDS encoding TonB family protein, which produces MSRLHLLVSATVALALLLTPVARAAGVRAQLQTFFQANLTSTDYQKKLFDRFARSYRQPGAKHVPKPGQRTVVQAVIGRDGKLVTTLVSMESGSKGWDEAALKAVKKAAPFEPLPDSYTAPTLEVHFHVSWSTGS; this is translated from the coding sequence ATGTCCCGCCTCCATCTCCTCGTTTCAGCAACCGTCGCGCTCGCGCTCCTCCTCACCCCGGTCGCCCGGGCCGCGGGGGTGCGTGCGCAGCTCCAGACCTTCTTCCAGGCCAACCTGACGAGCACCGACTACCAGAAGAAGCTCTTCGATCGGTTCGCCCGCAGCTACCGGCAGCCGGGCGCCAAGCACGTGCCGAAGCCCGGCCAGCGCACCGTGGTCCAGGCCGTGATTGGCCGGGACGGCAAGCTCGTCACCACGCTGGTCTCGATGGAGTCGGGCTCCAAGGGCTGGGACGAGGCCGCCCTCAAGGCGGTGAAGAAGGCGGCGCCCTTCGAGCCGCTCCCCGACAGCTACACGGCCCCGACGCTGGAGGTTCACTTCCACGTGTCCTGGTCGACGGGGTCATGA
- a CDS encoding xylulokinase encodes MATADGKSILAIDLGTSAVKLAVITLRGAILAGEVEPYPLSLLPDGGAEQEPQAWWEAIVRATRRLLERGTVAASDIVGVNCSAQWSGTVAVDEQGQPLRPAILWMDSRGGRYVQRLIDGFLPIEGYGLRKAFHWLRLTGGAPSLSGKDPVGHILFLQHEYPDIYRRTYKFLEPKDWLNLRLTGRFAASFDSITLHWVTDNRKVSQVRYDERLMRQTGMPREKLPELLPAASVIGPLQPEAARELGLGEHVQVVTGSPDILAAAVGSGAVRDFEAHLCIGTSSWLSCHVPYKKADPLHQMGTVPSALPGRYLLLNEQDSAGICLTFLKNLLFEGNAPPTQDIYAAFEREASRVPAGSDRVIFLPWLNGERSPVEDRLVRGAFFNQSLQTTRGHLVRSVLEGVAYNARWLLTYVEPFLGRKLEGIRLIGGGARSQLWCQILADVLDRPIHQVDEPVLANARGAALQAAVALGHLTVEEIPQLVTISRTYTPDARNRGLYDELFREFLNLYKSNKAIFARLNRPRSD; translated from the coding sequence GTGGCGACAGCGGACGGCAAGTCCATCCTGGCCATCGACCTGGGAACCTCGGCCGTCAAGCTGGCCGTTATTACCCTGCGCGGTGCCATCCTGGCCGGAGAGGTGGAGCCTTATCCCCTCTCCCTGCTGCCCGACGGCGGCGCCGAGCAGGAACCCCAGGCCTGGTGGGAGGCCATCGTGCGGGCCACGCGGCGGTTGCTGGAGCGTGGCACCGTCGCCGCCAGCGACATCGTCGGCGTCAACTGCAGCGCCCAGTGGTCCGGCACGGTGGCCGTCGACGAGCAGGGCCAGCCGCTGCGGCCCGCCATCCTCTGGATGGACTCGCGCGGGGGCCGTTACGTCCAGCGCCTCATCGACGGCTTCCTGCCCATCGAGGGCTATGGCCTGCGCAAGGCGTTTCACTGGCTGCGGCTGACGGGCGGCGCGCCCAGCCTGTCCGGCAAGGATCCCGTGGGGCACATCCTGTTCCTCCAGCACGAATACCCGGACATCTACCGGCGCACCTACAAGTTCCTCGAGCCCAAGGACTGGCTCAACCTGCGTCTCACCGGCCGGTTCGCCGCCTCCTTCGACTCCATCACCCTGCACTGGGTGACGGACAACCGGAAGGTGTCCCAGGTGCGCTACGACGAGCGCCTGATGCGACAGACGGGCATGCCGCGCGAGAAGCTCCCGGAGCTGCTCCCCGCGGCCTCGGTGATTGGCCCGCTCCAGCCCGAGGCCGCGCGCGAGCTGGGGCTGGGCGAGCATGTCCAGGTGGTGACGGGCAGCCCGGACATCCTCGCGGCCGCCGTGGGCTCGGGCGCCGTGCGCGACTTCGAGGCCCACCTGTGCATTGGCACCTCCTCGTGGCTGAGCTGCCACGTGCCCTACAAGAAGGCCGATCCGCTGCACCAGATGGGCACCGTGCCCTCGGCCCTGCCCGGCCGCTACCTGCTGCTCAACGAGCAGGACTCCGCCGGAATCTGCCTGACGTTCCTCAAGAACCTGCTCTTCGAGGGAAACGCCCCTCCCACCCAGGACATCTACGCGGCCTTCGAGCGGGAGGCCTCGCGCGTGCCCGCGGGCAGCGACCGGGTCATCTTCCTCCCCTGGCTCAACGGTGAGCGCTCTCCGGTGGAGGATCGGCTGGTGCGCGGCGCGTTCTTCAACCAGTCGCTCCAGACGACGCGCGGCCACCTGGTGCGCTCGGTGCTCGAGGGCGTGGCCTATAACGCCCGGTGGCTGCTCACCTACGTGGAGCCCTTCCTCGGCCGGAAGCTGGAGGGCATCCGCCTCATCGGCGGCGGAGCGCGCTCGCAGCTGTGGTGCCAGATCCTCGCCGATGTGCTGGACCGCCCCATCCACCAGGTGGACGAGCCCGTGCTGGCCAACGCGCGGGGGGCGGCGCTCCAGGCGGCGGTGGCGCTCGGGCACCTCACGGTGGAGGAGATTCCCCAGCTCGTCACCATCTCCCGCACCTACACACCCGACGCCCGGAATCGCGGGCTCTACGATGAGTTGTTCCGGGAATTCCTCAACCTCTACAAGAGCAACAAGGCCATCTTCGCGCGGCTCAACCGGCCTCGAAGCGATTGA
- a CDS encoding pyridoxal phosphate-dependent decarboxylase family protein — MALPDLDLLSHLPPRVLAVAERYLKAIPMVRERLEKETGSMLTELEGSLKPYRGEVPTFDRLPTQGRTREEVLQELQQLESREHERWKEGRVSGAVYHGEEDHIAFVNRVYALHSQSNPLHADLWPSATKFEAEVVAMTAHMLGASETNAGKPPEKHICGSLSSGGTESIMLAMKTYRDWARDKKRITRPEMVAPASAHPAFDKAAHYFGIKMVRVPVGPDYRADVAAMRKALTRNTIVVIGSAPSFPHGVIDPIEELSEMARKHGSGFHTDGCLGGFVLPWAKRLGYEVPLFDFRLPGVTSMSADTHKFGYAAKGTSVVLYRGTELRSYQYFTATEWSGGIYFSPTFSGSRPGGLIAAAWATLVSMGEEGYLEATRRILETAATIKQGIRDIPGLYVLGNPLFVIAFGSDALDIYKVMERMGTQGWNLNGLHKPSAVHLCVTLRHTQPGVAERFLADLRAAVEHVRAHPSEEGTMAPVYGMAATVPFRGLLSDLLKKYMDLLYKV; from the coding sequence ATGGCGCTGCCTGATCTCGATCTGCTGTCCCACCTGCCTCCCCGCGTCCTCGCGGTGGCCGAGCGCTACCTCAAGGCCATCCCCATGGTGCGCGAGCGGCTGGAGAAGGAGACCGGCTCGATGCTCACCGAGCTGGAAGGCAGCCTGAAGCCCTACCGGGGCGAGGTGCCCACCTTCGATCGTCTCCCCACCCAGGGCCGCACCCGCGAGGAGGTGCTCCAGGAGTTGCAGCAACTGGAGTCCCGCGAGCACGAGCGCTGGAAGGAGGGGCGCGTCTCGGGCGCCGTCTACCACGGGGAGGAAGACCACATCGCCTTCGTCAACCGGGTGTACGCCCTGCACTCCCAGAGCAACCCGCTGCATGCGGACCTGTGGCCCAGCGCCACGAAGTTCGAGGCCGAGGTGGTGGCGATGACGGCGCACATGCTGGGCGCCTCCGAGACCAACGCTGGCAAGCCTCCGGAGAAGCACATCTGCGGCTCGCTCTCCTCCGGCGGCACCGAGAGCATCATGCTGGCCATGAAGACGTACCGGGACTGGGCCCGGGACAAGAAGCGCATCACCCGGCCGGAGATGGTGGCGCCCGCCAGCGCCCACCCGGCGTTCGACAAGGCCGCCCACTACTTCGGCATCAAGATGGTGCGGGTGCCCGTGGGGCCGGACTACCGCGCCGACGTGGCGGCGATGCGCAAGGCCCTCACCCGCAACACCATCGTGGTCATCGGCTCGGCGCCCTCGTTCCCCCACGGGGTCATCGACCCCATCGAGGAGCTCTCGGAGATGGCGCGCAAGCACGGCTCCGGGTTCCACACGGACGGCTGCCTGGGCGGCTTCGTGCTGCCGTGGGCGAAGCGGCTCGGCTACGAGGTGCCGCTGTTCGACTTCCGGCTGCCGGGGGTGACGTCCATGTCCGCGGACACGCACAAGTTCGGCTACGCGGCCAAGGGCACCTCGGTGGTGCTCTACCGGGGCACCGAGCTGCGCTCCTACCAGTACTTCACGGCCACCGAGTGGTCGGGCGGCATCTACTTCTCCCCCACCTTCTCGGGCAGCCGGCCGGGCGGCCTCATCGCCGCGGCCTGGGCCACCCTCGTCTCGATGGGCGAGGAGGGCTACCTCGAGGCCACTCGCCGCATCCTCGAGACGGCGGCGACGATCAAACAAGGGATTCGAGACATCCCCGGTCTCTATGTGCTGGGCAACCCGCTGTTCGTCATCGCCTTCGGCTCGGACGCGCTGGACATCTACAAGGTGATGGAGCGGATGGGCACCCAGGGCTGGAACCTCAACGGGCTGCACAAGCCCTCGGCGGTACACCTGTGTGTCACCCTGCGTCACACCCAGCCAGGCGTGGCGGAGCGGTTCCTGGCGGACCTGCGGGCCGCGGTGGAGCATGTCCGCGCACACCCAAGCGAGGAAGGGACCATGGCCCCCGTCTACGGCATGGCCGCTACAGTGCCGTTTCGGGGGTTGTTGAGCGACCTGCTCAAGAAGTACATGGACCTGCTGTACAAGGTCTGA
- a CDS encoding PAS domain-containing protein, whose amino-acid sequence MLDLLSLSQAARAISSELAPEELQRTLLRILREATGAQYAALLDFNASEGWVVLCQSAGESRTTADLPATVLAEASQTRKSVILSNASAQAPHAQDSVVRARGLRSVLCQPLTHRGRQHGLLYLESTQSVDAFGEARQSLIELLVSQAAVALDNAYLHHDLLEQSRAHESARREAEAARKQMQDIIDHSPAAIYLKDRLGRYLMVNSLFEAFYGVPRARIVGRKDSELLPPENAQALMENDLRVLLAGETLRFEEEIPHHDGPHTFLSAKFPLRTEDGTIHAVCGISTDITEHRKRADLALQKANEELEQRVAERTEQLHAAQRELLDRARHAGMAEIASSILHNLGNALTGISVSSALLRERLQTLPINSLERVANMFQNPPAALGAFLAEDPKARHLPEFLGKLHARFVEERQSLLDECAHLATKVEHANSVIATQQNYARTRFTLRERMRLRELAEDALRLCADSNQFEALVHREYGEEEPEFYERHVVVQILVNLIANAKNAVRERLDNAHPRITVTIHQDSERTLASVTDNGVGFDEAVKARLFTYGFTTRPRGHGFGLHSAALSAQALGGHIEAHSEGPGKGARFEFILPRQRLDAEP is encoded by the coding sequence ATGCTCGATCTTCTCTCTCTCTCGCAGGCAGCTCGCGCCATCTCCAGTGAACTCGCCCCCGAGGAGCTGCAGCGCACGCTGCTGCGCATCCTCCGCGAGGCCACGGGGGCGCAGTACGCCGCGCTCCTGGACTTCAACGCGAGCGAAGGCTGGGTCGTGCTCTGCCAGTCCGCCGGAGAGAGCCGCACCACCGCCGATCTGCCCGCCACCGTGCTGGCCGAGGCGAGCCAGACCCGGAAGTCGGTCATCCTCTCCAACGCCAGCGCGCAGGCGCCCCACGCCCAGGACTCGGTGGTTCGCGCGCGCGGCCTGCGCTCGGTGCTGTGCCAGCCCCTCACCCACCGAGGCCGGCAACACGGGCTGCTCTACCTCGAGAGTACGCAGAGCGTGGACGCCTTCGGCGAGGCCCGGCAGAGCCTGATCGAGCTGCTCGTGTCCCAGGCCGCGGTGGCGCTGGACAACGCCTACCTGCACCATGACCTGCTCGAGCAGAGCCGGGCGCATGAGTCGGCCCGCCGCGAGGCCGAGGCCGCGCGCAAGCAGATGCAGGACATCATCGACCACTCGCCGGCCGCCATCTACCTGAAGGACCGCCTGGGCCGTTACCTCATGGTCAACAGCCTGTTCGAGGCGTTCTATGGCGTGCCGCGCGCGAGGATCGTGGGCCGCAAGGACTCGGAGCTGCTGCCTCCCGAGAACGCGCAGGCGCTGATGGAGAACGACCTGCGCGTGCTGCTCGCCGGAGAGACGCTCCGCTTCGAGGAGGAGATTCCGCACCACGACGGGCCGCACACCTTCCTCTCGGCGAAGTTCCCGCTGCGCACCGAGGATGGGACGATTCACGCGGTCTGCGGCATCTCCACGGACATCACCGAGCACCGCAAGCGCGCGGACCTGGCGCTGCAGAAGGCCAACGAGGAGCTGGAGCAGCGGGTCGCCGAGCGCACGGAGCAGCTGCACGCGGCGCAGCGCGAGCTGCTGGATCGCGCCCGGCACGCCGGCATGGCGGAGATCGCCAGCAGCATCCTCCACAACCTCGGCAACGCGCTCACGGGCATCAGCGTGAGCAGCGCGCTGCTGCGCGAGCGACTGCAGACCCTGCCCATCAACTCGCTGGAGCGTGTGGCCAACATGTTCCAGAACCCGCCAGCGGCGCTGGGCGCCTTCCTGGCCGAGGATCCCAAGGCCCGGCACCTGCCGGAGTTCCTGGGCAAGCTCCACGCCCGCTTCGTGGAGGAGCGGCAGTCCTTGCTGGATGAGTGTGCCCACCTGGCCACGAAGGTGGAGCACGCCAACAGCGTCATCGCCACGCAGCAGAACTACGCGCGAACGCGCTTCACGCTGCGCGAGCGGATGCGGCTGCGGGAGCTGGCGGAGGACGCGCTGCGCCTTTGCGCCGACAGCAACCAGTTCGAGGCGCTGGTCCACCGCGAGTACGGCGAGGAGGAGCCGGAGTTCTACGAGCGCCACGTGGTGGTGCAGATCCTGGTCAACCTGATCGCCAACGCGAAGAACGCGGTGCGCGAGCGACTGGACAACGCCCATCCGCGCATCACGGTGACGATCCACCAGGACTCGGAGCGGACCCTGGCCTCCGTCACGGACAATGGGGTGGGGTTCGACGAGGCCGTCAAGGCGCGGCTGTTCACCTATGGGTTCACCACGCGTCCCCGGGGCCACGGCTTCGGGCTGCACAGCGCGGCGCTGAGCGCTCAGGCCCTGGGCGGGCACATCGAGGCGCACAGCGAGGGCCCGGGAAAGGGCGCCCGGTTCGAGTTCATCCTGCCGCGCCAGCGGCTCGACGCTGAGCCCTAG
- a CDS encoding GrpB family protein: MSDRNRAKEPTTDEELHAATIGAPTEVNGQILLVAYDPEWPVLFAREAAKIRAALGERALMIEHAGSTSVPGLMAKPIIDIIVAVADSSDESAYVPALESAGYQLRIREPEWEQHRLLKGAHPEVNMHVFSSGSREITRMLMMRDWLRANEADRELYAATKRDLASRTWKYVQNYADAKTTVIAEIMARAEAARATAAAETSKADYSVAYLTDVEGIWEKLTSFCQDNPLVSLEPGDRLTVRPGATFVYGGDAIDRGAAGRRLMRVLLEAWRRQPSQVVMLAGNRDINKLRLMRELNGFPPSRAPAEVRAAPRPVLLRWIFENTMGAREAFAFRQEELTANGLPASDEAVVDSFLEDLGPGGLLRDYLVACRLVHRIGNTLFVHGGVHEHSVGHVPSRAPIEGVDAWAEALNRWYAEQLEAFIEWRFDSEGLPAWEPVIAYQAPTPGDRINTASVVYGRMADENNHPTLPSQELVARLTREGIHRLVVGHTPSGDSPSVVRGEDFELVLADNSYGRVEGASQLFVRDDSVYVEGRAKLDDGRLDQVRFQLSLKDSASFIGHQLLDTGQLVKGPLESGGWLLFRALPQRRIEQLSAAPAELAGRSLGPAR; this comes from the coding sequence ATGAGCGATCGCAACCGGGCGAAAGAGCCGACCACGGATGAGGAACTGCATGCGGCGACAATCGGTGCGCCCACGGAGGTCAACGGCCAGATCCTCCTCGTCGCCTACGATCCGGAATGGCCGGTTCTGTTTGCTCGGGAGGCTGCGAAGATTCGTGCGGCGCTGGGGGAGCGGGCTCTCATGATCGAGCACGCCGGCTCCACCTCGGTACCAGGACTGATGGCCAAGCCCATCATCGACATCATCGTCGCCGTGGCGGACTCCAGCGATGAGTCGGCCTACGTCCCCGCGCTGGAATCCGCGGGCTATCAGCTTCGCATTCGCGAGCCGGAGTGGGAGCAGCACCGTCTCCTGAAAGGGGCCCACCCCGAGGTGAACATGCATGTCTTTAGCAGCGGCTCGCGAGAGATCACCCGTATGCTGATGATGCGTGACTGGTTGCGAGCGAACGAAGCCGATCGTGAACTATACGCAGCCACCAAGCGGGACCTGGCCTCACGCACCTGGAAGTACGTGCAGAACTACGCCGATGCCAAGACAACGGTGATCGCCGAAATCATGGCGCGTGCCGAGGCTGCCCGCGCCACCGCAGCTGCGGAGACGAGCAAGGCCGACTATTCCGTGGCGTACCTCACGGATGTGGAGGGCATCTGGGAGAAGCTGACCAGCTTCTGCCAGGACAATCCGCTGGTCTCCCTCGAGCCAGGAGATCGGCTCACGGTGCGGCCAGGGGCGACGTTCGTGTACGGGGGAGATGCCATCGACCGGGGCGCCGCGGGGCGCCGGTTGATGCGGGTACTGCTCGAGGCCTGGCGCCGGCAGCCCTCGCAGGTGGTGATGCTCGCGGGCAACCGTGACATCAACAAGCTGCGCTTGATGCGCGAGCTGAATGGATTCCCTCCCTCGCGGGCGCCCGCGGAGGTGCGGGCAGCTCCGCGACCGGTGCTCCTGCGGTGGATCTTCGAGAACACCATGGGCGCGCGTGAGGCCTTCGCGTTCCGCCAGGAAGAACTGACCGCTAACGGCCTCCCCGCGAGCGACGAAGCCGTCGTCGATAGCTTCCTCGAAGATTTGGGCCCCGGAGGCCTGCTGCGCGACTACCTGGTCGCGTGCCGACTGGTCCACCGCATCGGCAATACCCTCTTCGTCCACGGAGGGGTGCATGAGCACAGCGTCGGGCATGTGCCATCACGTGCTCCCATTGAGGGAGTGGACGCATGGGCTGAGGCCCTCAACCGCTGGTACGCAGAGCAACTCGAGGCCTTCATCGAGTGGCGGTTCGATTCGGAAGGTCTCCCCGCCTGGGAGCCGGTCATTGCCTATCAGGCACCAACCCCAGGCGATCGCATCAACACCGCCAGCGTGGTGTATGGGCGCATGGCCGACGAGAACAACCACCCGACGCTGCCTTCACAAGAGCTGGTCGCGAGGCTGACCCGCGAGGGGATCCACCGCCTGGTCGTGGGCCACACCCCGAGCGGGGACAGCCCCTCGGTGGTGCGTGGCGAAGACTTCGAGCTCGTCCTCGCGGACAACTCCTATGGCCGCGTCGAGGGTGCCTCGCAGCTCTTCGTGCGCGATGACAGTGTCTACGTGGAGGGCCGGGCAAAACTGGATGACGGGCGGCTGGATCAGGTCCGGTTCCAGCTCTCCTTGAAGGACAGCGCCTCCTTCATCGGACACCAGCTGCTCGATACCGGGCAGCTGGTGAAGGGGCCGCTCGAAAGCGGAGGCTGGTTGCTGTTTCGTGCGTTGCCTCAGCGGCGCATCGAGCAGCTCTCGGCAGCACCCGCTGAACTCGCGGGACGAAGCCTGGGCCCTGCACGCTAG